In Chlamydia gallinacea 08-1274/3, the sequence ATACTCACATTCATCAGCATAAGATTAAATCTATTGATAGCAAGTTAGCTTCAGGGTCTTATCATGTAGATGGCACAATTATTGTTCCTTGTAGTATGGCTACAATTGCTGCTCTATCCATAGGTCTTGGCGATAATCTTTTGCGAAGAGTCGCTGATGTGGCTTTAAAAGAACATAGAAAACTCGTTTTAGTTCCTAGGGAAAGTCCTCTACACACTATTCATTTAGAAAATTTATTAAAATTAAGTCGTAGTGGAGCTATTATTTTACCCCCCATGCCTATGTGGTATTTTAAACCACAAACAGTAGAAGACATTACCAATGCCATTGTTGGAAAAATTCTTTCCACACTAGGCATAGAAAACGACTTAGAGAAAGTATGGGATAATCCTACTTAATGCGTAGGTCTTCCATTAATAACTTCATGAAGATTTTCAATAGCAATAAATGCATTAGGATCTTCTCTATGCACAATTTCTTTGAGTTGTGAAAGCTGCAAACGTTCAACAACGATGTAAAGAAGGTGCCGTGGCTCTCCAGAAAAACCACCTTCAGCATGAATATAGGTTAGACCTATGCCTAAACTGTCCATAAGTATATGGCCTAACTTTCTTGGAGATGATGTGATGATTGTTACAGATTTAGTATCCTCAAAGCCTAGGATCACCATATCCATAACTTTTGTAGCAATACCATAGGTAAGTAAGGATACAAATGCTGTGTGCCAATTTTGATAAACAAGTCCTGCCAAAGCAAAAATGAAAAAGTTAACAAAGAGGATAATTTGACCAACCGTATATCCTCTTTTTTTGTTAATAATAATTCCTAGAATCTCAGTACCATCTGTAGATCCTCCGTGACGGATAATTAATCCACAGCCTACTCCAATAATAGCCCCACCCAAGACTACTGTTTCCATTTCAGAGCCTTTAAATACTATAGGACTCAATCCCAACCATAAAGGCAGGGCATCGATCAACCATAAAGCACATGAAAAAATAATAACCGCAGTCATCATTTGAATAACAAAATACTTACCAATTTGTTTAAACGCTAAAATAACAAAGGGTAGGTTAAATAGAACTAAACAAAAGGGAAGGTATTTATGCCCTAAAAAATGAGATGCTACGAGCGATAGGCCTACTATACCGCCATCGATTAATTCATTAGGAACTAAGACCATTTGAACACCGCAGGCAGCAAGAAACCCACCAAGAATAAACCAACTTAATGTTTTGGAAAAATATAGAGGAAAACTAAACTTTGTTAAACTAGCTCCCTGGGACATGTCTAACCCCTGATTGAGTGTTCGCGAGAGACGGGGCTTGAACCCGCAACTTCCGCCTTGACAGGGCGGTGCTCTAACCAATTGAACTACTCCCGCAAATGGACACGACAGGATTTGAACCTATGACCCCCTGTGTGTAAGACAGGTGCTCTAACCGCTGAGCTACGCATCCAAAAATAAGATCAGGAGCGTAGGTTAACAGAAGAAATAGTTTAATCACAATCATTTTCATTCGATAGCAAGAGAAAACTAATGAGCAACACATTAGAAGATGGAACAAAAAGTACAACCTAATTCCGTGGAGTATGAAGAATAGTAGTCGAGGGCTTAGCTATATAAGCCCATGAGACACAAAGTCTAGAAATTTAATATTTGAAGGGTAGAGTATAGCACGTAGAAGCTGTTTGAAATGACGAAAAAAAAGATCGGCTTATACTTAAGAATATGATTTTCTTAAAAATCCACCCAAACTTCAGAAGTCTCGTGTTTTAAATTCTGCATTAAATTTTTCCATATTTTCACTGATGAAAGCGTCGAAATGATTCTGTAATTCCTGAAATTCTTCAAAACTCATCAAAGATAGCGGAGAGTTCCTAACTAATAAAGGTGCCACAGCAACATGGTTATTCATCAAAGTACGATACTCTTCTGATAAATCTTCTTCATCCACGATTGTTTGGCAATCATGAAGAGAAAAGTAGCGTCGTTTCCCAGTATCACTGAGCAATCTGGGTTTTCCGCTAGCAAATTCCTTACCTGTAATCACAAGACGCAATCCCTTCCATGACTCATTATGCTTGCTCACAGGAAAGTTGACGTTTAACCCAATAACACGAGAAAAGGGTAGGGAAAGAGCATAATAAACAAGAGCTTTGAATATTTCTGGAGCACGCTCTTCTTGAAAAAAAGAAATATGTTGATCTTGAGAAAAAGCTATACCAGGAATTCCTGTAAGGACAGCTTCTGTAATAGCACCAACAGTTCCTGAATAGAAAATATTTCTTCCCGCGTTCGACCCATGATTAATCCCAGATAATACAAGATCAGGTAAAGAGTCCCGGAACAAGTCACCCAAAGCTAGTTTAACGCAATCGACAGGGCTCCCAGAAACACTCCAAGCTTCTTGTACTGGTTGAGGATAATCGTACGCCTCTATACACACAGGATGTGTATAAGAAAACGACATACTTTTCCCCGATTGTTCTTCCTTAGGGCATACAATATAAAGATCAGCAAAATTTGCTTTAATTAAACTTGAAACCAGGAGGCTCATACCTCTTGCAAAAATACCATCGTCATTAGTTAACAGAATTTTCAATCGTTTGCTCATAAAATAGCCCATAAATAAATGGAATTTATTGATAAAATCAATACAATTAATTTGTAATACAATTTAATCATTTTTTTGTTTTTGAGAATTAGATAAGCCAAATCGTTCTACCGCTAAAGCAATATTATGTCTTGCTTGAGGGAACGTGAGTTCTAATTCCTTTAACATAGCCTCTGTTTTCGTTCTTAAGGAAATGACTGGGCACCGACACGTAACCCTAGCAAATCCACTTTCTTTAGCAAACTTTTGTATCCAAGATTCTGGAATAAAAATTAAGGGACGTAAAATCGTAATATTAAAGTGCACCATATCTAAAACGGGAAGCATTCCTGCAAATTCAGCTTTGTGTAAGAGATTCATTAACGTAGTTTGGACTTGATCATCTCTATGAT encodes:
- a CDS encoding flavin prenyltransferase UbiX, which produces MKRYIVGISGASGIILAVKLIEQLSNMQYNVEVILSHAAFQTLYYELGTTSLLSLIPKENHTHIHQHKIKSIDSKLASGSYHVDGTIIVPCSMATIAALSIGLGDNLLRRVADVALKEHRKLVLVPRESPLHTIHLENLLKLSRSGAIILPPMPMWYFKPQTVEDITNAIVGKILSTLGIENDLEKVWDNPT
- a CDS encoding YitT family protein, with the translated sequence MSQGASLTKFSFPLYFSKTLSWFILGGFLAACGVQMVLVPNELIDGGIVGLSLVASHFLGHKYLPFCLVLFNLPFVILAFKQIGKYFVIQMMTAVIIFSCALWLIDALPLWLGLSPIVFKGSEMETVVLGGAIIGVGCGLIIRHGGSTDGTEILGIIINKKRGYTVGQIILFVNFFIFALAGLVYQNWHTAFVSLLTYGIATKVMDMVILGFEDTKSVTIITSSPRKLGHILMDSLGIGLTYIHAEGGFSGEPRHLLYIVVERLQLSQLKEIVHREDPNAFIAIENLHEVINGRPTH
- the surE gene encoding 5'/3'-nucleotidase SurE; protein product: MSKRLKILLTNDDGIFARGMSLLVSSLIKANFADLYIVCPKEEQSGKSMSFSYTHPVCIEAYDYPQPVQEAWSVSGSPVDCVKLALGDLFRDSLPDLVLSGINHGSNAGRNIFYSGTVGAITEAVLTGIPGIAFSQDQHISFFQEERAPEIFKALVYYALSLPFSRVIGLNVNFPVSKHNESWKGLRLVITGKEFASGKPRLLSDTGKRRYFSLHDCQTIVDEEDLSEEYRTLMNNHVAVAPLLVRNSPLSLMSFEEFQELQNHFDAFISENMEKFNAEFKTRDF